Below is a genomic region from Alosa alosa isolate M-15738 ecotype Scorff River chromosome 24, AALO_Geno_1.1, whole genome shotgun sequence.
CCCAGAGCCACTCAGAGCAGAGCAAGTTAAGCATAGCGCGAGCCAGGCAGCTGCATCCTGCTACACTTGCATCTTTCCACGAGCGCTCGCCACAATATATACAGCAAAAATAACAGAATTTGGATCAAGCAGCGTGGAGAAATCTCGGGAGGAAGAAAATTGCCGCTGCGTGACGGGGAATGCTTTGCATTTCCCCTTGTCCATGAGTCACGTATTAGGTTACCTTggtggccgttatcccttacctGTCTAAGTAATTACATTCAAAAACATACCTTCATATTACATCACAATTTATAAATGAACgaagtttaaaaagaaaaacacaatatatcagAGGGATTACACAAATAATTAGTaagaaaaaacaagatttcTACCGTAATTTCCTGttgaattaaaaatatttcatgGCACTATTGCGCTGCACGGCCACCAGATGACGCCATTTCAATGCTTGCTTTTACATCCAAAAAAAGCACAAAGTGCAGTGAAATGCCGCCATGTAATAGCCTGAAATATGTAATGTAGCCCATTATATTTATTAGAAAAGAAGTGACCGTAGAATAATCTTGTACTTCCTTGTCAATTATTTGTGTAATCCATctgatatattgtgtttttctttttaaactttgttcctttataaattgtgGAGTATCATTAAGGTATGTTTTGGAATGTAATTACTCTGACATTCGACATTAAACGACCACAAATTTAGGAAATGGGCACAATCTTAGGGGCTGACACTTTGCATAAAATTTCTCCTCACTGCTTAAGCCAAATTCTGTTATTCCTGCTCTATATATGTTGCCAAAATGTATCTTATTATCAAAGTGAAATGGTTGCTGGCATAAATCAGTGGCATTAGTTTAACCAGataattgacgttttgtttactgtacatgtattgaatggaagtcaatgggagTCGGAAATCAGTAAATAGCAGTGACCAAAGACTATTTCTCTCTATTAGTAGCTACTAACTACGGTGTTAAGGACCGCTGTCACGTCATCCAGAGAAataatgtgttcactgtgtgctctgtgtgttcactaattcacggatggaaTGCAGTGAGCTAATTTCTTgtatacttggccgagaaatctgatttacatttacattgatcTATTATTACTTGAATTTTACTTGAATTACAtcctcgatggtgttttatgcccccaacgtcgtcttccaggcagcgctgccttgaagacaatgttgggggcataaaacaccaagaaacgaaTTACATCCACACTATAGGCATATGTCTGACAGCAGCTAACGAGTGATAAATCCGGGATTAGTGAAATATTGCCTTTGGAGGACAAACACTGAAGAGACTCATACAGCCACCAACACACAGAGAGCTACTAATCCTGGTTCCCTCACACTCCACCATAACATGTTGGTGTGTGGTCAAGATCCGTTGTAGGGCCTACGCTGAATAGGCCGATACTCCACCCATTGCTTCATCATCATACAAACTGTAACCATTTCAGAGCTGAATAAACAAAGCTCTGTTATAGGTCTATTATACAAAGTATAATGATTGGTGTTATGACGTAATTTGCAATAAAGAAGCCACAAGATCTTTCACttcctttttttgcatggcctCACTGTTTGGTCCTGGTTTATAACTACTTTGTATGCCTGATGGACTTATTTTTCCTGGAACTACAGAGGCCACAATGGAATATGGAAAGTATgctgagtatggaaatgcaccagtttattttttagttatctgcatgtaggctacactcacAAATATGCCAGCTGCATAAtggaaatgtttgtgtgtgtttgtgtatgtgggggggcatGTTCTATGATCATTCCAGCTTTGGTTTGAAGTCCTTTCCTTACAGAACTACTTTCTGTGCAAGACTAAAGTGCTTTTGGTGTTTACTTCAGTATTCACTTCAAAGGTGAGTTGCAATTTTAATATATATAGCTAACTGCATCTAAAACAGCTTATTTAACATATGTGTACATTAGAACTGTCTTGGTATTTCACATTTATGCTGCCAGTggtaatattaataatagtgTGACTATGACTTACTGTAATATGTACAATGTTTGACAAAGGGTTCAGAACTAGGCATCAAGTTAAAGTTCTAAACTTCATCTTGTGGAGGGTCATGTGGATGAAGTAGTCTTTTGTCTGTCCAAGTATTTTATTTGGCATATCAGTTcaaatcagtttcacatcaaaggTTATTGTAGCAAGTGTAGCTCTGAGTAGCTTAACTAAGCACTTCTCCAAAAATGATGCCTGAGGTGCACGTTTTGTCAGAGTCAGAGTAAATTGTGCCAGTGGTCTATCTAACCCCCTCCTgcttaaataaaatacatttgtatCCTAACTGACATTATATATCATAATGTAAATGTAGCACTGTAGGACTATATGGTCATATCTGAAGAGAGAATCATAGGGGTTCTATAGTCAAGTGCAGTGTGACTCCTTGTGGACATTTTGCCATTTTGAATAGCATTCTCAACTGATATCCTGTACCTATATTTAGAGTATGATGTGACTTATGGTATGTTTTTTATATAGACTTAAGGTTttctattattatgaccgccgcgcagcgaagctttataggtttagtcagattattattatttttttctttttcgcatgcccaaatttccgtcaatgattcccgggacactgaaagaccggggtacacgaaacttggtgggcattagtgttgtcacgataccaaaattatgacttcaatacgatacctgccataaatatcacgatgctcgatactgaagcgatactacggcgaaatcctaagatatctggaaaagaaaggactcatacctcctccaagtgtatagagtcatttgtgttgaattcggtgcacttttgtagtgtgcaggtcaattctgggttctaaacttcctacataattattattttttatagtcagtaaaatagtaggcctactttgtgtgattaagtcctttattgtttgttatagttcatttgttgtgttgtgttttggcagtagctttaaatagccaaactaggctagatcaaggtcagtgttgaaattactgcatgcaaatcactgaatgctatgcctAATCTTTAGCCCATCTGAtttacagtataggctaccctaggccttcccgtgttcattggatttctttgacagttgcaaagggaaaaatgtgaggatagtcttctttgcgcccagtgtacaagtacgacgttccaaccactcaggtcttcgtcagataggcctacaccattacctgttgcaatatatctgtgtgcattacattacgtctatttctttgataacatgatttgctaccacgtaacaataagccgctattatgatggtaatatgctgtgggctttaattagcgcatttcgggtagcctatcggcctatcctacatctgggcaataattattgaacaaattgcagtctacatgccatgacaaatattaccagtagtactgaccgaacatgaaatagattgtttggtagtgttggtaatgttattctggcgtgaacattgcgctttcatcacgttagcaccctatgattacagctcgttatgtctcgtcaaaatgattacagctcgttatgtctcgtcaaaattcattgatgaaggaaggttcgctttatcccagagaaccatactcgtttcactttcAGAGAAGAACACAGAAGAGAaaaacttggcactaaccatgtagttgtgttttctatagcatattcgttaacctgtcgttctttgaactctttaaaaatgttgggatatgtctgcgaggtgtttagccaagttccatgcgtagcatactgcttttaaatgactttgaaacatattttacaaacgggcctctgtgtacctgatggcttgccttcactattcgcgatgtatccaaaatagttccagatttcacatcaccttttgttttatccacaaggccgaggactgtcggcaaagaactatgttgacgttgctgcgcactcactcaccccgctggactggacccccgaaaggagggtagggcggacacagttttctgtgaatatctcgagaaccatagggtttaggaggaccacctttttatTGTAtattgatcttaaggggccatgtcaacccattccataaccactcatttcatgtatagcctagttaacctagttaaaaatgaaaaagtaaaaGTGTTATAATCGCacgtatctgtgacctaacatggtcaaaactgcatgaaattgtaGGATcagtatgacaccctctgaatgcacgccaagtttcgtggaattccgtaaatggggggccatacaataaattaatttatgttactgtacaccaactggcctgtaggtggccggacacagttttctgtgaatatctcgagaaccgtagggcctaggaggaccacctgtttttttttgtatattggtcttaaggggccatgtcaaacaatcccattaccactcaatTCATCTATACCAccaagttaaaaatgaaaaagcaaaaaaaattaggtgttgtaatcacaatatctctggctgacatggtcaaaactgcatgaaattaaaagtgtaggatcattatgattcttacgttcatggggggccatacaacaaattaatttatgtgaccatttagtgactgtacaccaacagagttttcagtgaatatcttgagaaccatagggcctaggatgaccaattttttgcgtatgtttgcctccaggggtcatgttaacccattccatatgcacatatgcataaacagatacacacgcacacacatacattcacagtaatcatacgtatgacacatactcacgcagtagacatatgtacgcatgcatacacaggcacatacgcaggcacacacacaagcatgcacacacacacacacacacacacacacacccacacacataacataaaaatgtacatgcacacatgcacacaattcaagaatttctcagaattatgaacaggcaagatggaggtggggttgtataaaatgaattttacatgtgaaatctatgaactaatcatgttttggtacttgttgtctagcagataccagtgagaattgagtgtggataatgcaatttagtgagacagttagaatcatataggccttccagcgtgatttatttttgtggaaaaaatgtgttggactgggcggcggtcatattttgtaccgctctgcggtacatctagttattttcattttaaatttctTTTTACAGGTAAACTCTCTGATAATGGACAGAAAGGCTGTTGATATCCTGTTCCTTTACGGTATGCAAACATTTTCTCTCAGAgaaaagcgcacacacacacacacacacacacacagagtatacataatactgtactgtactgtactgtactgtactgtactataCATATAGGAACTATGACCTCTGTTAGCATAGTTGGCTTAGCGGTCATATAGaagttatttttttgtcatgttttatttatttatttttttatttatttatttatttatttatgttgaatgtttggccaatgattcccgggaaaCTGAAATACCAgggcacatgaaacttggtgggacatgtagccccactacactttcatggaaaataagtgtttggtccccggggccCACTCCCCAGCACTAGGCCCCTAAATAACTATCCAAACAATTTGTGTGGTATGTCGGTCCCAAGTACtcgcatcaacctagcccataaccactcatttgtgatttgcaccccccctcccccacgtaaaaaattaaaagacaaaaatgCTTTAATCACCACTATATTCGAGCTGTTCTGCACTGCACCAAATCGAATGTCTATGTCTCTGGGGTTAtaccaagtttcatggaattccgtctatggggggccatacaataaattaatttatgtgtacaatGTAACCCCCCATTACTCTTTGTGTtgttatgctaagctaagcttaAGCTCCCTTTCTTAACTTTTTACAGGCATCTGCATTGCTCTGATACACGCCTCTCGTCAGTACCACTATGTAGCTGACCCCAAGAAATGGACTGAAGCCCAGACCTACTGCAGAGAGAAGCACATTGACCTGGCCACCATCAGTGACAGCGAGGAGCTGCAGAGCTTCTTGCACTGGTCCCAAAACATCAGTGTTAGCGCCTGGATAGGACTCTACCACCTCTACCACTCTTCCAGTACGACTCCTGAGACATATAATGCAATTGTTGGTGGTCAATCGCAAAACCACAACCAGACACATAGTCACCCTTTTATCTGCTATGATGGTGAGAGAGCTCTTCAGTATTAGCATTTTGTTTTGAGCATCATAGTTGGATAACATATCATAACATAAGCATGGAACAGTACAACATAGTATGTTAAGGGTCAAGGTGACTTGTAATAATTGGTTTAGCATGCCCATACACCTACCAATAGGTTAATCAATGAATGCAATCTCCATCTTGCCATGTCAACTGATCAACACTCTAAGTTTGACTGAATCCGAGTCTTCTTTTGCATGCAGCCATCATATGCACATGTTTAATATTAGTCACTATTCATCTGGGACTGCTTTTTCCGACTAGTTCTCAGCTGACTTTGTGTGTTACCTACCTGTTGTTTTTTCTAACAGAGAGGCTAAATACAACCCAtggtttcatttcaatttcaccaACGAAAACATGGATAGAGGCCCAGAGCTACTGCAGAGAGAAGCACACTGACTTGGCCACTGTGAAGAATGCAGTGGAGGACGAGGAGATAAAGAAGATGGCTGCTGCAAACAGCTATACATGGATAGGTCTACACAGGGTTGGCTGGCAGTGGTCTGATGGTAGTAACTTCTCTTCCATCTTTAATCTCAGTGAAACGCCCACAGCCTCTGCCTcaaagtgtgttgtgttgaaccaAACTGAGTGGGAAGCTCTGGACTGCTCTGTGAGGAGACCCTTTGTTTGCTATGGTGGTGAGAAAGACACCATGTCATATCCAACAAGCCATCCCTTACCAAAACATTTCCTTGCTAAAGTGAGTCTATGATTTCATTCTACAGACATTTCACCATGTTCTTGTTGGTCTGTCTTATAGAGGTCAAGAAGACTGTCCAGTTTCAGAGGATCCGGTTTCAGTCTGACGTGAATGTAAATGATGCTGCAGTTCAAGAGGCCATATTAGACCAGGTGGGTCAGTCATTTTCTCTGTTGCACATGAAGCTGCAATGATACTTTATAATGATGCAAAATGACATGATATCAagctatgtaagggataatggctgCCAAAGTGTCCCAATATACGGAATAATAGATAAGgcagaggcaaagaactccacGATGCGTAGTTACAGTGATAACGGTGGGTAGttagttagcttgtttacaattgattccattgttgcaaaaCCTGCATCCTAGTTCAACCGTCGTTTACTATGGTTgctatagttaccattcaaaaGAGCTTTATGGAACGGCAATTTAACTTTTTAACCAGATCTACTTTATTGGTGTCCCGATATACAGACTTAacagccaccccaccagccaatcaaaaaggATAAGGCTGCAATGATACAACCACAATCATACTAAAAAAGTTATTGAGGATTTTTTAAAGAAGATAGTTAGTTAAAATAGTTTAAAACTCTCACGTCTCATATCACTATTGATTGATGGCTCATTGTGAGCTCCACaattatgtttgaaattgtTTGAAATCATGTTTTGAAGTCATGGTGGAGCCTAAAAATGGGGCTGTGCTCTGCTCCTCAGATCAAGAAGAAGCTGCAAGAGCATGGGCTTCCAGCAGACGCCAAACTGAGCTGGAGAAAGCAGCCCGATGGACAGATTGATACACTGATACACGCCTCTCGTCAGTACCACTATGTAGCTGACCCCAAGAAATGGACTGAAGCCCAGACCTACTGCAGAGAGAAGCACATTGACCTGGCCACCATCAGTGACAGCGAGGAGCTGCAGAGCTTCTTGCACTGGTCCCAAAGCATCAGTGTTAGCGCCTGGATAGGACTCTACCACCTCTACCACTCTTCCAGTACGACTCCTGAGACATATAATGCAATTGTTGGTGGTCAATCGCAAAACCACAACCAGACACATAGTCACCCTTTATCTGCTATGATGGTGAGAGAGCTCTTCAGTATTAGCATTTTGTTTTGAGCATCATAGTTGGATAACATATCATAACATAAGCATGGAACAGTACAACATAGTATGTTAAGGGTCAAGGTGACTTGTAATAATTGGTTTAGCATGCCCATACACCTACCAATAGGTTAATCAATGAATGCAATCTCCATCTTGCCATGTCAACTGATCAACACTCTAAGTTTGACTGAATCCAAGTCTTCTTTGCATGCAGCCATCATATGCACATGTTTAATATTAGTCACTATTCATCTGGGACTGCTTTTTCCGACTAGTTCTCAGCTGACTTTGTGTGTTACCTAcctgttgtttttttctaacAGAGAGGCTAAATACAACCCAtggtttcatttcaatttcaccaACGAAAACATGGATAGAGGCCCAGAGCTACTGCAGAGAGAAGCACACTGACTTGGCCACTGTGAAGAATGCAGTGGAGGACGAGGAGATAAAGAAGATGGCTGCTGCAAACAGCTATACATGGATAGGTCTACACAGGGTTGGCTGGCAGTGGTCTGATGGTAGTAACTTCTCTTCCATCTTTAATCTCAGTGAAACGCCCACAGCCTCTGCCTcaaagtgtgttgtgttgaaccaAACTGAGTGGGAAGCTCTGGACTGCTCTGTGAGGAGACCCTTTGTTTGCTATGGTGGTGAGAAAGACACCATGTCATATCCAACAAGCCATCCCTTACCAAAACATTTCCTTGCTAAAGTGAGTCTATGATTTCATTCTACAGACATTTCACCATGTTCTTGTTGGTCTGTCTTATAGAGGTCAAGAAGACTGTCCAGTTTCAGAGGATCCGTTTCAGTCTGACGTGAATGTAAATGATGCTGCAGTTCAAGAGGCCATATTAGACCAGGTGGGTCAGTCATTTTCTGTTGCACATGAAGCTGCAATGATACTTTATAATGATGCAAAATGACATGATATCAagctatgtaagggataatggctgCCAAAGTGTCCCAATATACGGAATAATAGATAAGgcagaggcaaagaactccacGATGCGTAGTTACAGTGATAACGGTGGGTAGttagttagcttgtttacaattgattccattgttgcaaaaCCTGCATCCTAGTTCAACCGTCGCTTACTATGGTTTgctatagttaccattcaaaaGAGCTTTATGGAACGGCAATTTAACTTTTtaaccagatctacttcattgGTGTCCCGATATACAGACTTAacagccaccccaccagccaatcaaaaggATAAGGCTGCAATGATACAACCACAATCATACTAAAAAAGTTATTGAGGATTTTTAAAGAAGATAGTTAGTTAAAATAGTTTAAAACTCTCACGCCTCATATCACTATTGATTGATGGCTCATTGTGAGCTCCACaattatgtttgaaattgtTTGAAATCATGTTTTGAAGTCATGGTGGAGCCTAAAATGGGGCTGTGCTCTGCTCCTCAGATCAAGAAGAAGCTGCAAGAGCATGGGCTTCCAGCAGACGCCAAACTGAGCTGGAGAAAGCAGCCCGATGGACAGATTGATACACTGATACACGCTCTCGTCCAGTACCACACTATGTAGCTGACCCCAAGAAATGGACTGAAGCCCAGACCTACTGCAGAGAGAAGCACATTGACCTGGCCACCATCAGTGACAGCGAGGAGCTGCAGAGCTTCTTGCACTGGTCCCAAAGCATCAGTGTTAGCTTACTGGATAGGACTCTACCACCTCTACCACTCTTCCAGTACCTAATCCTGAGACATATAATGCAATTGTTGGTGGTCAATCGCAAAACCACAACCAGACACATAGTCACCCTTTTATCTGCTATGATGGTGAGAGAGCTCTTCAGTATTAGCATTTTGTTTTGAGCATCATAGTTGGATAACATATCATAACATAAGCATGGAACAGTACAACATAGTATGTTAAGGGTCAAGGTGACTTGTAATAATTGGTTTAGCATGCCCATACACCTACCAATAGGTTAATCAATGAATGCAATCTCCATCTTGCCATGTCAACTGATCAACACTCTAAGTTTGACTGAATCCGAGTCTTCTTTTGCATGCAGCCATCATATGCACATGTTTAATATTAGTCACTATTCATCTGGGACTGCTTTTTCCGACTAGTTCTCAGCTGACTTTGTGTGTTACCTACCTGTTGTTTTTTCTAACAGAGAGGCTAAATACAACCCAtggtttcatttcaatttcaccaACGAAAACATGGATAGAGGCCCAGAGCTACTGCAGAGAGAAGCACACTGACTTGGCCACTGTGAAGAATGCAGTGGAGGACGAGGGAGATAAAGAAGATGGCTGCTGCAAACAGCTATACATGGATAGGTCTACACAGGGTTGGCTGGCAGTGGTCTGATGGTAGTAACTTCTCTTCCATCTTTAATCTCAGTGAAACGCCCACAGCCTCTGCCTcaaagtgtgttgtgttgaaccaAACTGAGTGGGAAGCTCTGGACTGCTCTGTGAGGAGACCCTTTGTTTGCTATGGTGGTGAGAAAGACACCATGTCATATCCAACAAGCCATCCCTTACCAAAACATTTCCTTGCTAAAGTGAGTCTATGATTTCATTCTACAGACATTTCACCATGTTCTTGTTGGTCTGTCTTATAGAGGTCAAGAAGACTGTCCAGTTTCAGAGGATCCGGTTTCAGTCTGACGTGAATGTAAATGATGCTGCAGTTCAAGAGGCCATATTAGACCAGGTGGGTCAGTCATTTTCTCTGTTGCACATGAAGCTGCAATGATACTTTATAATGATGCAAAATGACATGATATCAagctatgtaagggataatggctgCCAAAGTGTCCCAATATAATGGAATAATAGATAAGgcagaggcaaagaactccacGATGCGTAGTTACAGTGATAACGGTGGGTAGttagttagcttgtttacaattgattccattgttgcaaaaCCTGCATCCTAGTTCAACCGTCGTTTACTATGGTTgctatagttaccattcaaaaGAGCTTTATGGAACGGCAATTTAACTTTTTtaaccagatctacttcattgGTGTCCCGATATACAGACTTAacagccaccccaccagccaatcaaaaaggATAAGGCTGCAATGATACAACCACAATCATACTAAAAAAGTTATTGAGGATTTTTTAAAGAAGATAGTTAGTTAAAATAGTTTAAAACTCTCACGTCTCATATCACTATTGATTGATGGCTCATTGTGAGCTCCACaattatgtttgaaattgtTTGAAATCATGTTTTGAAGTCATGGTGGAGCCTAAAAATGGGGCTGTGCTCTGCTCCTCAGATCAAGAAGAAGCTGCAAGAGCATGGGCTTCCAGCAGACGCCAAACTGAGCTGGAGAAAGCAGCCCGATGGACAGATTGATACACTGATACACGCCTCTCGTCAGTACCACTATGTAGCTGACCCCAAGAAATGGACTGAAGCCCAGACCTACTGCAGAGAGAAGCACATTGACCTGGCCACCATCAGTGACAGCGAGGAGCTGCAGAGCTTCTTGCACTGGTCCCAAAGCATCAGTGTTAGCGCCTGGATAGGACTCTACCACCTCTACCACTCTTCCAGTACGACTCCTGAGACATATAATGCAATTGTTGGTGGTCAATCGCAAAACCACAACCAGACACATAGTCACCCTTTTATCTGCTATGATGGTGAGAGAGCTCTTCAGTATTAGCATTTTGTTTTGAGCATCATAGTTGGATAACATATCATAACATAAGCATGGAACAGTACAACATAGTATGTTAAGGGGTCAAGGTGACTTGTAATAATTGGTTTAGCATGCCCATACACCTACCAATAGGTTAATCAATGAATGCAATCTCCATCTTGCCATGTCAACTGATCAACACTCTAAGTTTGACTGAATCCGAGTCTTCTTTTGCATGCAGCCATCATATGCACATGTTTAATATTAGTCACTATTCATCTGGGACTGCTTTTTTCCGACTAGTTCTCAGCTGACTTTTGTGTTTACCTACCTGTTGTTTTTCTAACAGAGAGGCTAAATACAACCCAtggtttcatttcaatttcaccaACGAAAACATGGATAGAGGCCCAGAGCTACTGCAGAGAGAAGCACACTGACTTGGCCACTGTGAAGAATGCAGTGGAGGACGAGGAGATAAAGAAGATGGCTGCTGCAAACAGCTATACATGGATAGGTCTACACAGGGTTGGCTGGCAGTGGTCTGATGGTAGTAACTTCTCTTCCATCTTTAATCTCAGTGAAACGCCCACAGCCTCTGCCTcaaagtgtgttgtgttgaaccaAACTGAGTGGGAAGCTCTGGACTGCTCTGTGAGGAGACCCTTTGTTTGCTATGGTGGTGAGAAAGACACCATGTCATATCCAACAAGCCATCCCTTACCAAAACATTTCCTTGCTAAAAGTGAGTCTATGATTTCATTCTACAGACATTTCACCATGTTCTTGTTGGTCTGTCTTATAGGAGGTCAAGAAGACTGTCCAGTTTCAGAGGATCCGGTTTCAGTCTGACGTGAATGTAAATGATGCTGCAGTTCAAGAGGCCATATTAGACCAGGTGGGTCAGTCATTTTCTCTGTTGCACATGAAGCTGCAATGATACTTTATAATGATGCAAAATGACATGATATCAagctatgtaagggataatggctgCCAAAGTGTCCCAATATAACGGAATAATAGATAAGgcagaggcaaagaactccacGATGCGTGGTTACAGTGATAACGGTGGGTAGttagttagcttgtttacaattgattccattgttgcaaaaCCTGCATCCTAGTTCAACCGTCGTTTACTATGGTTgctatagttaccattcaaaaGAGCTTTATGGAGCGGCAATTTAACTTTTTTtaaccagatctacttcattgGTGTCGATATACAGACTTAacagccaccccaccagccaatcaaaaggATAAGGCTGCAATGATACAACCACAATCATACTAAAAAAAGTTATTGAGGATTTTTTAAAGAAGATAGTTAGTTAAAATAGTTTAAAACTCTCACGTCTCATATCACTATTGATTGATGGCTCATTGTGAGCTCCACaattatgtttgaaattgtTTGAAATCATGTTTTGAAGTCATGGTGGAGCCTAAAAATGGGGCTGTGCTCTGCTCCTCAGATCAAGAAGAAGCTGCAAGAGCATGGGCTTCCAGCAGACGCCAAACTGAGCTGGAGAAAGCAGCCCGATGGACAGATTGATACACTGATACACGCCTCTCGTCAGTACCACTATGTAGCTGACCCCAAGAAATGGACTGAAGCCCAGACCTACTGCAGAGAGAAGCACATTGACCTGGCCACCATCAGTGACAGCGAGGAGCTGCAGAGCTTCTTGCACTGGTCCCAAAGCATCAGTGTTAGCGCCTGGATAGGACTCTACCACCTCTACCACTCTTCCAGTACGATTCCTGAGACATATAATGCAATTGTTGGTGGTCAATCGCAAAACCACGACCAGACACATAGTCACCCTTTTATCTGCTATGATGGTGAGAGAGCTCTTCAGTATTAGCATTTTGTTTTGAGCATCATAGTTG
It encodes:
- the LOC125289103 gene encoding uncharacterized protein LOC125289103; translation: MDRKAVDILFLYGICIALIHASRQYHYVADPKKWTEAQTYCREKHIDLATISDSEELQSFLHWSQNISVSAWIGLYHLYHSSSTTPETYNAIVGGQSQNHNQTHSHPFICYDERLNTTHGFISISPTKTWIEAQSYCREKHTDLATVKNAVEDEEIKKMAAANSYTWIGLHRVGWQWSDGSNFSSIFNLSETPTASASKCVVLNQTEWEALDCSVRRPFVCYGEVKKTVQFQRIRFQSDVNVNDAAVQEAILDQIKKKLQEHGLPADAKLSWRKQPDGQIDTLIHASRQYHYVADPKKWTEAQTYCREKHIDLATISDSEELQSFLHWSQSISVSAWIGLYHLYHSSSTTPETYNAIVGGQSQNHNQTHSHPLSAMMVRELFSISILF
- the LOC125289104 gene encoding uncharacterized protein LOC125289104, whose protein sequence is MAAANSYTWIGLHRVGWQWSDGSNFSSIFNLSETPTASASKCVVLNQTEWEALDCSVRRPFVCYGEVKKTVQFQRIRFQSDVNVNDAAVQEAILDQIKKKLQEHGLPADAKLSWRKQPDGQIDTLIHASRQYHYVADPKKWTEAQTYCREKHIDLATISDSEELQSFLHWSQSISVSAWIGLYHLYHSSSTTPETYNAIVGGQSQNHNQTHSHPFICYDERLNTTHGFISISPTKTWIEAQSYCREKHTDLATVKNAVEDEEIKKMAAANSYTWIGLHRVGWQWSDGSNFSSIFNLSETPTASASKCVVLNQTEWEALDCSVRRPFVCYGEVKKTVQFQRIRFQSDVNVNDAAVQEAILDQIKKKLQEHGLPADAKLSWRKQPDGQIDTLIHASRQYHYVADPKKWTEAQTYCREKHIDLATISDSEELQSFLHWSQSISVSAWIGLYHLYHSSSTIPETYNAIVGGQSQNHDQTHSHPFICYDERLNTTHGFISISPTKTWIEAQSYCREKHTDLATVKNAVEDEEIKKMAAANSYTWIGLHRVGWQWSDGSNFSSIFNLSETPTASASKCVVLNQTEWEALDCSVRRPFVCYGGEKDTMSYPTSHPLPKHFLAKIKKKLQEHGLPADAKLSWRKQPDGQIDTLIHASRHISVKPWIGLYHLYHSSSTTPETYNAIVGGQSQNHNQTHSHPFICYDERLNTTHGFISISPTKTWIEAQSYCREKHTDLATVKNAVEDEEIKKMAAANSYTWIGLHRVGWQWSDGSNFSSIFNLSETPTASASKCVVLNQTEWEALDCSVRRPFVCYGEVKKTVQFQRIRFQSDVNVNDAAVQEAILDQIKKKLQEHGLPADAKLSWRKQPDGQIFHKKKNEKSDNQKRKSKK